Proteins encoded within one genomic window of Brachybacterium sp. P6-10-X1:
- a CDS encoding gamma-glutamyltransferase family protein, giving the protein MPTFTAPGEFTTRPTLRGTFGMVASTHWLASSSAQSVLERGGNAFDAAVAGAFVLHVVEPHLNGPGGDMTGVFATAEEPGRPVVLMGQGAAPAGATAEHYLAEGLDLVPGAGALAAAVPAAVDAWLLLLQEHGTWEVADVLEYAIDYAEDGHPVLERVCHQIAAVAKLFTAHWPTSAARWMPQGRVPRPGDRITAPEYAQVLRELIAAGDAVGEDVPDPRAARVAAARTEWRTGRVADEAAAFAASAHRHSDGADHAGVITAADFAGSSASFEDAATLSFRGYTIAKTGPWGQGPVLLQTLAILEGLPDDHLDPSTELGAHTVLEALKLAYADRDAHYGDAREVDLSVLLSEDYAARRRTLIGPRASHEFRPGRLDGASGWNPTVRTAAEQAARSGHDPSAAGGGEPTVPAARDATAAGDPGADADGSVRGDTCHLDVVDRFGNMISATPSGGWLQSSPTIPGLGFCLGTRLQMTWLEEGSPSALTPGRRPRTTLTPTLVLQDDEPVMALGSPGGDQQDQWQLLLILRVLVGGWSPQAAIDAPALHSTAVAGSFWPRTWEPGGAVVEDRLGEEVITALERRGHRITRAGDWSLGRLSCVLRDPATGVLGAAANPRGAQGYAVGR; this is encoded by the coding sequence ATGCCCACCTTCACCGCTCCCGGCGAGTTCACCACGCGTCCCACTCTCCGCGGGACCTTCGGCATGGTCGCCTCCACCCACTGGCTCGCCTCCTCCTCGGCGCAGTCGGTGCTCGAACGCGGTGGGAACGCCTTCGACGCCGCGGTGGCGGGTGCCTTCGTGCTGCACGTGGTCGAGCCGCATCTGAACGGCCCCGGTGGTGACATGACCGGCGTGTTCGCCACCGCCGAGGAGCCCGGGCGGCCCGTGGTGCTGATGGGGCAGGGCGCCGCCCCGGCAGGTGCCACGGCCGAGCATTACCTCGCGGAGGGACTGGACCTGGTGCCCGGGGCCGGCGCCCTGGCGGCCGCCGTGCCCGCCGCGGTCGATGCGTGGTTGCTGCTTCTGCAGGAGCACGGGACCTGGGAGGTGGCCGACGTGCTCGAGTACGCGATCGACTACGCCGAGGACGGCCACCCGGTCCTGGAGCGGGTGTGCCATCAGATCGCAGCGGTCGCGAAGCTGTTCACCGCGCACTGGCCCACCTCCGCGGCGCGCTGGATGCCGCAGGGCCGCGTGCCCCGCCCCGGCGACCGGATCACCGCGCCCGAGTACGCCCAGGTGCTGCGGGAGCTGATCGCGGCGGGCGATGCGGTCGGCGAGGACGTCCCCGACCCACGGGCGGCACGGGTCGCCGCGGCCCGCACCGAGTGGCGCACGGGACGGGTCGCCGACGAGGCCGCCGCCTTCGCCGCCTCCGCGCACCGGCACTCCGACGGCGCCGACCATGCCGGGGTGATCACCGCTGCCGACTTCGCCGGCTCCTCGGCGTCCTTCGAGGACGCCGCCACGCTCTCCTTCCGCGGATACACGATCGCCAAGACGGGACCCTGGGGGCAGGGACCGGTGCTGCTGCAGACCCTCGCGATCCTCGAGGGCCTGCCCGACGACCATCTCGATCCGTCCACCGAGCTCGGTGCCCACACCGTGCTGGAAGCGCTCAAGCTCGCCTATGCGGACCGCGACGCCCACTACGGGGATGCCCGGGAGGTGGATCTCTCGGTGCTGCTGAGCGAGGACTACGCCGCCCGGCGTCGCACGCTGATCGGGCCTCGGGCGTCCCACGAGTTCCGGCCCGGCCGCCTCGACGGCGCATCCGGCTGGAACCCGACGGTGCGCACCGCCGCGGAGCAGGCGGCGCGGTCCGGGCACGACCCGTCGGCGGCCGGCGGCGGGGAGCCCACCGTCCCGGCCGCGCGCGATGCGACCGCGGCCGGGGACCCCGGTGCCGATGCCGACGGCAGCGTGCGCGGGGACACCTGCCACCTGGACGTCGTCGACCGATTCGGGAACATGATCTCCGCGACGCCCTCGGGCGGCTGGCTGCAGTCCTCCCCCACGATCCCCGGCCTCGGATTCTGCTTGGGCACGCGACTGCAGATGACCTGGCTGGAGGAGGGCTCGCCCTCGGCGCTCACCCCGGGACGTCGCCCGCGCACCACGCTGACCCCGACCCTGGTGCTGCAGGACGACGAGCCGGTGATGGCCCTCGGCTCCCCCGGCGGAGATCAGCAGGACCAGTGGCAGCTGCTGCTGATCCTGCGCGTGCTGGTGGGCGGATGGTCCCCACAGGCCGCGATCGATGCGCCGGCACTGCACAGCACAGCGGTCGCCGGCTCGTTCTGGCCGCGCACCTGGGAACCGGGCGGGGCAGTGGTGGAGGACCGTCTCGGCGAGGAGGTCATCACGGCGCTCGAGCGCCGCGGGCACCGCATCACCCGCGCCGGTGACTGGTCGCTGGGGCGCCTGTCCTGCGTCCTGCGCGATCCGGCCACCGGCGTGCTCGGCGCCGCCGCCAACCCGCGTGGTGCCCAGGGGTACGCGGTCGGCCGCTGA
- a CDS encoding Gfo/Idh/MocA family protein → MSSDVDIAARTADLAIADGTDTAAAPTLAPHLTDFPRLPADRPARVVVVGAGGMGGWWAREVVASDVAELVGVADLVEGAPQRVIEQSGVADPSAVAAGTDGVDLAFELGADLLIDPTVPVAHHPVTRKALHAGIPVLGEKPVTETLPEALSLVAHTELTGVPFMVSQSRRFFRQVRQLRSFVAAHGPTVLTSAFFSLFTEMEGYRRTQLHPLLRDMGIHAFDTARYVMDADPVAVTARGAQPEWSVYSHDATVTATFEMSDGSLFVYNGTWNARGLPTYWNSEWRIGAQQGSATWDGTNAPVLGTEDAEETARLQAAVDAESDPEPDQIAASLIECVSALREGRTPMCEVHENLLSFAMVEAAVASVDRGERVEIDDLLEQARVEAIAAETDPRARDLMQSWSSVREALAAAQ, encoded by the coding sequence GTGTCATCTGACGTCGATATCGCCGCACGCACCGCCGATCTCGCGATCGCCGACGGGACCGACACGGCCGCCGCGCCCACCCTCGCCCCGCATCTGACCGACTTCCCCCGCCTGCCGGCGGACCGCCCTGCCCGGGTGGTCGTGGTCGGCGCCGGCGGGATGGGCGGCTGGTGGGCTCGCGAGGTGGTCGCCAGCGACGTCGCCGAGCTGGTGGGCGTGGCGGACCTCGTCGAGGGCGCCCCGCAGAGGGTCATCGAACAGTCCGGGGTCGCGGATCCCTCGGCCGTCGCGGCTGGTACCGACGGGGTCGACCTGGCCTTCGAGCTCGGCGCCGATCTGCTCATCGACCCGACCGTGCCCGTGGCTCACCACCCGGTCACCCGCAAGGCGCTGCACGCCGGGATCCCGGTGCTCGGGGAGAAGCCGGTCACCGAGACGCTGCCCGAGGCGCTGAGCCTGGTGGCGCACACCGAGCTGACCGGGGTGCCGTTCATGGTCTCCCAGTCCCGGCGCTTCTTCCGCCAGGTGCGCCAGCTGCGCAGTTTCGTCGCGGCCCACGGGCCGACGGTCCTCACCAGTGCCTTCTTCTCCCTGTTCACGGAGATGGAGGGGTACCGGCGCACGCAGCTGCACCCGCTTCTGCGGGACATGGGCATCCACGCCTTCGACACCGCCCGCTACGTGATGGATGCGGATCCGGTGGCGGTCACCGCTCGGGGCGCTCAGCCCGAGTGGAGCGTCTACAGCCACGACGCGACGGTCACGGCGACCTTCGAGATGTCCGACGGCTCGCTGTTCGTCTACAACGGCACCTGGAACGCCCGCGGGCTGCCGACCTACTGGAACAGCGAATGGCGGATCGGGGCCCAGCAGGGCTCGGCCACCTGGGACGGCACGAACGCCCCGGTCCTCGGCACCGAGGACGCGGAGGAGACGGCCCGGCTGCAGGCCGCGGTCGACGCCGAATCGGATCCGGAGCCGGACCAGATCGCCGCGTCCCTCATCGAGTGCGTCAGCGCCCTGCGCGAGGGACGCACCCCGATGTGCGAGGTCCACGAGAACCTGCTCAGCTTCGCCATGGTCGAGGCGGCCGTCGCCTCCGTCGACCGCGGAGAACGGGTGGAGATCGACGACCTGCTCGAGCAGGCTCGCGTCGAGGCCATCGCCGCCGAGACGGACCCGCGGGCCCGCGACCTCATGCAGTCGTGGAGCTCGGTGCGGGAGGCTCTCGCCGCCGCCCAGTGA
- a CDS encoding ThuA domain-containing protein has product MTLRIAVFGENRHEKVDPKVQEVYPEGMHTVIADGLREQLAADGVDAEVRIALLDDIDHSLSEEALAETDVLTWWGHMAHADVPDEISDRVVRRVHEGMGLIPLHSAHYSKPFKALMGTTCSLLWRNDGEEERVWTVNGSHPIARGVPHPIVVPEQEMYGEMFDIPAPDELVFVSSFAGGEVFRSGAAFRRGKGKVFYFSPGDQEYPVYRQAEIRRVLANAVVWARPEDRAAEPVKIANAPRDWFRGEGPEAVTRVI; this is encoded by the coding sequence ATGACACTGCGTATCGCCGTGTTCGGCGAGAACAGGCACGAGAAGGTCGACCCGAAGGTGCAGGAGGTCTACCCCGAGGGCATGCACACCGTCATCGCCGACGGCCTGCGCGAGCAGCTGGCCGCCGACGGCGTCGACGCCGAGGTGCGCATCGCCCTGCTCGACGACATCGACCACTCGCTGTCCGAGGAGGCCCTCGCCGAGACCGACGTGCTGACCTGGTGGGGCCACATGGCCCATGCCGACGTCCCCGATGAGATCAGCGATCGCGTGGTCCGCCGCGTCCATGAGGGCATGGGCCTGATCCCGCTGCACTCGGCCCACTACTCCAAGCCGTTCAAGGCGCTGATGGGCACCACCTGCTCCCTGCTCTGGCGCAACGACGGCGAGGAGGAGCGGGTCTGGACCGTCAACGGCTCCCACCCCATCGCCCGCGGCGTCCCGCACCCGATCGTGGTCCCCGAGCAGGAGATGTACGGCGAGATGTTCGACATCCCCGCCCCCGACGAGCTCGTGTTCGTCTCCTCCTTCGCCGGCGGCGAGGTGTTCCGCTCCGGCGCCGCCTTCCGCCGCGGAAAGGGCAAGGTGTTCTACTTCAGCCCCGGCGACCAGGAGTACCCCGTCTACCGCCAGGCGGAGATCCGCCGCGTGCTCGCCAACGCCGTGGTCTGGGCCCGTCCCGAGGACCGGGCCGCGGAGCCCGTCAAGATCGCCAACGCACCGCGCGACTGGTTCCGCGGCGAAGGTCCGGAGGCGGTCACCCGTGTCATCTGA
- a CDS encoding histidine phosphatase family protein, translating to MNNDIWVLRHGESTANVDGLIVSAPGTRALVEVGLTSRGREQARQAGRRGLEQGLGADALVLSSDFARARQTAEEFAGVLGAQDPRLDPRLRERSFGIHDDGPASAYEQVWAVDRERGAHEGGVEPVQDVARRIGQVLREVDAPDVDVPVVLVAHGDVLQIALAVRAGVDPHDHRDVPHLGNAELRRLGDARLVDTSVGEGTPTVDVTSGHDGTPGHDGTPGHGVADDGTPSDRRADGRIPTRRDADEGAPGAAP from the coding sequence ATGAACAACGACATCTGGGTGCTGCGGCACGGCGAGTCCACGGCGAACGTCGACGGGCTGATCGTCTCGGCTCCGGGGACTCGCGCCCTGGTCGAGGTCGGCCTCACGTCGCGCGGCCGTGAACAGGCCCGACAGGCGGGACGCCGAGGGCTCGAGCAGGGACTGGGGGCCGATGCACTCGTCCTCTCCAGCGATTTCGCCCGCGCTCGCCAGACCGCAGAGGAGTTCGCGGGCGTCCTCGGAGCGCAGGACCCGCGCCTGGATCCGCGGCTGCGGGAACGCAGCTTCGGGATCCACGACGACGGTCCCGCGAGCGCCTACGAGCAGGTGTGGGCCGTGGACCGGGAGCGCGGCGCCCACGAGGGCGGGGTCGAGCCGGTCCAGGACGTGGCGAGGCGCATCGGGCAGGTGCTGCGGGAGGTCGACGCGCCGGACGTCGACGTCCCGGTGGTCCTGGTCGCCCACGGGGACGTCCTGCAGATCGCGCTCGCCGTCAGGGCGGGCGTGGATCCCCACGACCACCGCGACGTCCCGCACCTGGGCAACGCCGAACTGCGACGGCTCGGCGACGCGCGGCTCGTGGACACGTCGGTGGGCGAGGGGACCCCGACGGTCGACGTGACCTCGGGACACGACGGAACCCCGGGACACGACGGAACCCCGGGACACGGCGTCGCCGATGACGGCACCCCGTCGGATCGCCGGGCCGACGGCCGGATCCCGACGCGCCGCGATGCCGACGAGGGGGCGCCGGGGGCGGCTCCATGA
- a CDS encoding FAD-binding oxidoreductase, whose product MSDRLSAREVKRHKWWGWGLDDVTFRYDNKPAFPALARNKVGVDLDSKQPVEPELADFEVPAGRLPDAVRTQLVGVVGEENLADDDEYRVVHSFGRSLPDLFRVRAGDFARLVDAVVYPNSEDEVAQVLRIVLDEDLVLIPYGGGSCISGSVTPDVDEQRPVLTMNLGRMREVLEIDDTAGLARVEAGVYGPDLEEQLNDLGWTVGHFPDSFTYSTLGGWAATRSSGMQSDKYGDIEDIARGLRMVHPDGTAVTKAIPGRDSGPSVHEMILGSEGRLGVITEVTVQVHRISPVRQVIAYMYPDWEHGIRGMHAIARSTDVTPTFTRLSDGPETEFSLSMVKEPTSTKGKVAAKVQDGLFSYLRSKGWDTTNEMSISYVCFEGSKESVEQQKSLVKKIVKKAGGITLGAGPGAIYDQKKFDTPYLRDFLLNYQVFGDVCDTGATWSNINEVHSAVYDAFYAVQEEQGLPGFMFCHMSHSYHSGACLYFTFAFPYSSDEQALAQYYAAKNAVQQAFVDLGSTVSHHHAVGIEHQPWITEDIGGVGVRIVKGLLADNDPGRNLNPGKVTTP is encoded by the coding sequence ATGAGCGATCGGCTCAGCGCCCGCGAGGTCAAGCGGCACAAGTGGTGGGGGTGGGGACTGGACGACGTCACCTTCCGCTATGACAACAAGCCCGCCTTCCCCGCGCTGGCGCGGAACAAGGTCGGCGTCGACCTGGACTCCAAGCAGCCCGTCGAACCGGAGCTGGCGGATTTCGAGGTGCCGGCCGGTCGTCTGCCGGACGCGGTGCGCACACAGCTCGTCGGCGTCGTCGGCGAGGAGAACCTGGCCGATGACGACGAGTACCGCGTCGTGCACTCCTTCGGCCGCTCGCTGCCGGATCTGTTCCGCGTGCGCGCCGGCGACTTCGCCCGTCTCGTCGACGCGGTGGTCTATCCGAACTCCGAGGACGAGGTCGCCCAGGTCCTGCGGATCGTGCTGGATGAGGATCTGGTGCTGATCCCCTACGGCGGCGGCTCGTGCATCTCCGGTTCCGTCACGCCCGACGTCGACGAGCAGCGCCCCGTGCTGACGATGAACCTCGGCCGGATGCGGGAGGTCCTGGAGATCGACGACACCGCGGGCCTGGCCCGGGTGGAGGCCGGCGTGTACGGACCGGACCTCGAGGAGCAGCTGAACGACCTGGGCTGGACCGTCGGCCATTTCCCGGACTCCTTCACCTACTCCACCCTCGGCGGCTGGGCCGCGACCCGCTCCTCGGGCATGCAGTCGGACAAGTACGGCGACATCGAGGACATCGCGCGCGGCCTGCGCATGGTCCACCCCGACGGCACGGCGGTCACCAAGGCGATCCCGGGCCGCGACTCCGGCCCGTCCGTGCACGAGATGATCCTGGGCAGCGAAGGACGGCTCGGCGTGATCACCGAGGTGACCGTGCAGGTCCACCGCATCTCCCCGGTCCGCCAGGTGATCGCCTACATGTACCCCGACTGGGAGCACGGCATCCGCGGCATGCACGCCATCGCCCGCTCCACCGACGTCACCCCGACCTTCACCCGGCTCTCCGACGGTCCGGAGACCGAGTTCAGCCTGTCCATGGTCAAGGAGCCCACCTCGACCAAGGGGAAGGTCGCCGCGAAGGTGCAGGACGGCCTGTTCTCCTACCTGCGTTCGAAGGGGTGGGACACGACCAACGAGATGTCGATCTCCTACGTGTGCTTCGAGGGCTCCAAGGAGTCGGTCGAGCAGCAGAAATCGCTCGTGAAGAAGATCGTGAAGAAGGCCGGCGGCATCACCCTCGGCGCGGGGCCCGGCGCGATCTACGACCAGAAGAAGTTCGACACCCCCTACCTGCGCGACTTCCTGCTGAACTACCAGGTCTTCGGCGACGTCTGCGACACCGGGGCGACCTGGTCGAACATCAACGAGGTCCATTCAGCGGTCTATGACGCGTTCTACGCGGTGCAGGAGGAGCAGGGACTGCCGGGCTTCATGTTCTGCCACATGTCGCACAGCTACCACTCCGGCGCGTGCCTCTACTTCACCTTCGCCTTCCCGTACTCGTCCGACGAGCAGGCGCTGGCGCAGTACTACGCGGCCAAGAACGCGGTGCAGCAGGCCTTCGTGGATCTGGGATCGACGGTCTCCCATCACCATGCGGTGGGCATCGAGCACCAGCCGTGGATCACCGAGGACATCGGTGGGGTCGGTGTGCGCATCGTCAAGGGTCTGCTGGCCGACAACGACCCGGGCCGGAACCTGAACCCGGGCAAGGTCACGACTCCCTGA
- a CDS encoding 1-acyl-sn-glycerol-3-phosphate acyltransferase, whose translation MSPQDPTDPGEQHPDEQFSDERQHAGDARKHPAGGNEPGPGRRLMDSLSARSRGEGWEKPQGELAKYRSTWRAGVRFVLQRVIFRAVVNSAVTPQVKTHRRVKSIRGPFVLVANHTSHVDGPLLAMSLPWTQGRFLCTGVATDYWFDHWHRRIFVRLMMNAFPIDRGGSRKHSGTSRKLLRSGVPILVFPEGGRQTTGKMADFKPGAAALAIGVGVPVVPAAIIGGYEAMPKGRSWPTKGRPPVAVVFGDPMISHEHESAVAFSERIRERVKNLYDEHHDEVLGAGVRDEEGPA comes from the coding sequence ATGAGCCCTCAGGACCCCACGGATCCCGGCGAACAGCATCCCGACGAGCAGTTCTCCGACGAGCGGCAGCACGCCGGCGACGCGAGGAAGCACCCCGCCGGGGGCAACGAACCCGGCCCCGGCAGGCGGCTGATGGATTCGCTCTCGGCCCGGTCCCGCGGCGAGGGCTGGGAGAAGCCCCAGGGGGAACTGGCGAAGTACCGCTCCACCTGGCGCGCTGGTGTGCGCTTCGTCCTCCAGCGCGTGATCTTCCGGGCGGTGGTGAACTCCGCCGTGACCCCGCAGGTGAAGACGCACCGGCGGGTCAAGAGCATTCGCGGGCCGTTCGTGCTGGTCGCCAACCACACCAGCCACGTGGACGGCCCGCTGCTGGCGATGAGCCTGCCCTGGACCCAGGGGCGGTTCCTGTGCACGGGCGTGGCCACGGACTACTGGTTCGACCACTGGCATCGCCGGATCTTCGTGCGCCTGATGATGAACGCCTTCCCGATCGACCGCGGGGGGTCGCGCAAGCACTCGGGCACCTCCCGCAAGCTGCTGCGCTCCGGGGTCCCGATCCTGGTGTTCCCCGAGGGCGGCCGCCAGACGACGGGGAAGATGGCCGACTTCAAGCCCGGCGCCGCCGCGCTCGCCATCGGCGTCGGCGTGCCCGTGGTCCCGGCGGCCATCATCGGCGGGTACGAGGCGATGCCGAAGGGCCGCAGCTGGCCGACCAAGGGCCGCCCCCCGGTCGCCGTGGTGTTCGGCGACCCGATGATCTCCCACGAGCACGAATCCGCGGTGGCGTTCTCCGAGCGCATCCGCGAGCGCGTGAAGAACCTGTACGACGAGCATCACGACGAGGTCCTGGGCGCCGGAGTCCGGGACGAGGAGGGACCCGCATGA
- a CDS encoding SDR family oxidoreductase, with translation MHRALITGGTAGIGAAFARAFAARGAALVLVARDADRLDDSATQLRDAYGVEVETLVADLSDRAAQQRVADRLETDADPVDVLVNNAGFSVRASLLEEDLTAHDRGFEVMIRAVLKLGGAAGRGMGRRGRGWIINVGSVSALVTQNNYSAIKAWVGNYSESLGVQLDGSGVQVTALMPGWVRTEFHNRAGIKGSSIPGVLWLDADRLVADCLRDVARGKPVSIPSKRWKLIAAVLRTTPRGVVASLSAVLSHRRSREK, from the coding sequence ATGCATAGGGCCCTCATCACCGGTGGCACCGCGGGCATCGGGGCCGCTTTCGCACGAGCTTTCGCAGCCCGCGGAGCAGCGCTGGTGCTGGTCGCGCGCGATGCGGACCGCCTGGACGACAGTGCCACCCAGCTGCGCGACGCGTACGGCGTCGAGGTCGAGACCCTGGTGGCGGACCTCTCGGACCGTGCGGCGCAGCAGCGGGTGGCGGACCGCCTCGAGACCGACGCCGACCCGGTCGACGTGCTGGTGAACAACGCGGGCTTCTCGGTGAGGGCGAGCCTGCTCGAGGAGGACCTCACCGCGCACGACCGCGGCTTCGAGGTGATGATCCGCGCCGTGCTGAAGCTCGGTGGAGCGGCCGGACGCGGAATGGGCCGGCGGGGCCGAGGCTGGATCATCAACGTCGGCTCGGTCAGCGCCCTGGTCACCCAGAACAACTACTCGGCCATCAAGGCCTGGGTGGGCAACTACTCCGAGTCCCTCGGGGTGCAGCTCGACGGCAGCGGCGTGCAGGTCACGGCCCTGATGCCGGGATGGGTGCGCACCGAGTTCCACAACCGCGCGGGCATCAAGGGCTCCTCGATCCCCGGTGTGCTGTGGCTGGACGCGGATCGTCTGGTCGCCGACTGCCTGCGCGATGTGGCCCGCGGCAAGCCGGTCTCCATCCCGTCCAAGCGCTGGAAGCTGATCGCCGCAGTGCTGCGCACCACGCCGCGCGGGGTGGTGGCTTCCCTCAGCGCCGTGCTCAGCCACCGCCGCAGCAGGGAGAAGTGA
- a CDS encoding HAD-IB family hydrolase yields the protein MSNSSTSADPSAAPGGPRDGDRRILLTGVTGFLGQAVLRSLLETTEGTHVTAVVRPKGSLTGRKRLEQLLRKPIFSSWSDALSADGSDGKAVVKAAFDERVEVLEGDLTDMPAIEAPLDVVIHSASSVSFDPPIDDAFRTNVGGAQNLYEALLASGQDPHVIHVSTAYVGGIAKGLRQEGPLQTDVDWRAEYRAALEARDRVEAESRRPETLRSQIRGATLRDGRMGPKAVAAASEEARRDWVTERLVDFGRTRAQSVGWTDIYTFTKAMAEQVAEELWAEAGHRVSFVRPSIIESAVEHPYPGWIDGYKVADPLIMAYGRGALPEFPGLADSILDIIPVDYVVNVIVALATQDVTRRGDDAYFQVVSGASNPLPFHEMFTAVREYFVEHPLEDDKGRPIEVPEWTFPAVEMVEQRFRAKELAAKAGSAAVAFLPATKRTRQWTSSLHKATSGLTTLRMYIELYRQYTKTEMVFDDANTRALRGELSADFLEDHDFDVTGITWRDYFTQQHLPAVTELTKAYSRAKSAQRKRASRPAPSLKQDENALAVFDLDGTVLATNIVQQYFAVVRATRPRRAWPAEIGGLLAAVPGYLRAEQRDRSELIRLVNRRYKGYRGDELRALMHGEAGRRIRASIRPEALEVIERHRAAGHRTVLVSGALDVLIEPLADLFDDVVATHMDEDETGVMTGYLATPPLVDEARANWLSKYADEHGADLAASYGYGDSHADAAWLDLVGTPTAIAPDLGLYAVAKKKRWQILEW from the coding sequence ATGTCGAACAGCTCCACGTCCGCCGACCCGTCCGCCGCCCCCGGCGGGCCCCGAGACGGGGACCGACGGATCCTGCTGACCGGCGTCACCGGATTCCTGGGGCAGGCGGTCCTGCGCTCCCTGCTGGAGACCACCGAGGGGACCCACGTCACCGCCGTCGTGCGGCCCAAGGGTTCGCTCACCGGGCGCAAGCGCCTCGAACAGCTGCTGCGCAAGCCGATCTTCTCCTCCTGGTCCGACGCGCTCAGCGCCGACGGGAGCGACGGCAAGGCCGTCGTGAAGGCCGCGTTCGACGAGCGGGTCGAGGTCCTCGAGGGCGATCTCACCGATATGCCAGCGATCGAGGCGCCGCTGGACGTCGTCATCCACTCGGCCTCCTCCGTCTCCTTCGACCCGCCGATCGACGACGCCTTCCGCACCAACGTCGGCGGCGCCCAGAACCTGTACGAGGCGCTGCTGGCCTCCGGGCAGGACCCGCACGTCATCCACGTCTCCACCGCCTATGTCGGCGGCATCGCCAAGGGCCTGCGCCAGGAGGGGCCGCTGCAGACGGACGTCGACTGGCGCGCCGAGTACCGGGCGGCCCTCGAGGCCCGCGATCGCGTCGAGGCGGAGTCCCGTCGGCCGGAGACCCTGCGCTCGCAGATCCGCGGCGCCACGCTGCGCGACGGGCGCATGGGGCCCAAGGCCGTCGCCGCCGCGTCCGAGGAGGCCCGTCGCGACTGGGTGACCGAGCGCCTGGTCGACTTCGGCCGCACCCGCGCCCAGTCCGTCGGCTGGACCGACATCTACACCTTCACCAAGGCCATGGCCGAGCAGGTCGCCGAGGAGTTGTGGGCAGAGGCCGGCCATCGCGTCTCCTTCGTGCGCCCCTCGATCATCGAATCCGCCGTCGAGCACCCGTACCCGGGCTGGATCGACGGCTACAAGGTCGCCGACCCGCTGATCATGGCCTACGGCCGCGGCGCCCTGCCCGAGTTCCCGGGCCTGGCCGATTCGATCCTCGACATCATCCCCGTCGACTACGTGGTCAACGTGATCGTCGCCCTGGCCACGCAGGACGTCACCCGCCGCGGCGACGATGCGTACTTCCAGGTCGTCTCCGGCGCCTCGAACCCGCTGCCCTTCCACGAGATGTTCACCGCCGTGCGGGAGTACTTCGTCGAGCACCCGCTCGAGGACGACAAGGGCCGTCCGATCGAGGTCCCCGAGTGGACCTTCCCCGCCGTCGAGATGGTCGAGCAGCGATTCCGCGCGAAGGAGCTCGCCGCGAAGGCCGGCTCCGCGGCGGTCGCGTTCCTGCCCGCCACGAAGCGGACCCGACAGTGGACCTCCAGCCTCCACAAGGCGACCTCGGGGCTCACCACCCTGCGGATGTACATCGAGCTGTACCGCCAGTACACGAAGACCGAGATGGTCTTCGACGACGCCAACACCCGGGCGCTGCGCGGAGAGCTGTCGGCCGACTTCCTGGAGGACCACGACTTCGATGTCACCGGGATCACCTGGCGCGACTACTTCACGCAGCAGCACCTTCCGGCCGTCACCGAGCTGACCAAGGCCTACTCCCGGGCGAAGTCCGCCCAGCGCAAGCGCGCCTCGCGCCCCGCCCCGTCCCTGAAGCAGGACGAGAACGCCCTGGCGGTCTTCGACCTCGACGGCACGGTGCTGGCCACCAACATCGTCCAGCAGTACTTCGCCGTGGTCCGCGCGACCCGGCCGCGCCGGGCGTGGCCGGCCGAGATCGGTGGCCTGCTGGCCGCCGTCCCCGGCTACCTGCGGGCCGAGCAGCGCGACCGCTCCGAGCTGATCCGCTTGGTCAACCGTCGCTACAAGGGCTACCGAGGCGACGAGCTGCGCGCCCTGATGCACGGCGAGGCCGGGCGCCGGATCCGCGCCTCGATCCGCCCCGAGGCGCTCGAGGTGATCGAGCGCCACCGCGCCGCCGGCCACCGCACCGTCCTCGTCTCCGGCGCGCTCGACGTGCTGATCGAGCCGCTGGCGGACCTGTTCGACGACGTCGTCGCCACCCACATGGACGAGGACGAGACCGGGGTCATGACCGGCTACCTGGCCACTCCCCCGCTGGTCGACGAGGCCCGCGCGAACTGGCTGAGCAAGTACGCCGACGAACACGGTGCGGACCTGGCGGCCTCCTACGGCTACGGCGACTCGCACGCCGACGCCGCCTGGCTGGACCTGGTCGGGACGCCCACCGCGATCGCCCCGGACCTGGGGCTGTACGCGGTGGCGAAGAAGAAGCGCTGGCAGATCCTGGAGTGGTGA